In one Elephas maximus indicus isolate mEleMax1 chromosome 9, mEleMax1 primary haplotype, whole genome shotgun sequence genomic region, the following are encoded:
- the GBGT1 gene encoding globoside alpha-1,3-N-acetylgalactosaminyltransferase 1 isoform X3, with translation MHCRRLVLGLGFCLLAGVGLWALCNMKLQYKGEKQFQPVAQLQYPQPKLLEQRSTQLLTLTPWLAPIISEGTFDSTLLQNIYQPLNLTIGVTVFAVGRYTRFVQHFLESAEEFFMRGYRVSYYVFTDDPAAIPHVLLGPGRLLSVIPIQGYSRWEEISMRRMETISQHIAKRAHREVDYLFCLDVDMVFRNPWGPETLGDLVAAIHPGYYAVSRPQFPYERRRVSTAFVEDNEGDFYYGGAVFGGQVARVYEFTRGCHMAILADKANGIMAAWQEESHLNRRFISHKPSKVLSPEYLWDDRKPQPPILKLIRFSTLDKDTNWLRG, from the exons ATGCACTGCAGAAGATTGGTCCTGGGTCTGGGCTTCTGCCTGCTAGCAGGTGTGGGCCTCTGGGCCCTGTG CAACATGAAGCTGCAGTACAAGGGGGAGAAGCAATTCCAGCCTGTGGCACA GTTGCAGTACCCTCAGCCCAAGCTGCTGGAGCAGAG GTCCACACAGCTGCTGACACTCACGCCCTGGTTGGCACCGATCATCTCAGAGGGAACCTTTGACTCCACGCTTCTGCAGAACATCTACCAGCCGCTGAACCTGACCATTGGGGTCACAGTGTTTGCTGTGGGGAG GTACACTCGCTTCGTCCAGCACTTCCTTGAGTCGGCCGAGGAGTTTTTCATGCGGGGTTACCGTGTGTCCTACTACGTCTTCACTGATGACCCAGCGGCCATACCTCACGTCCTGCTGGGTCCTGGCCGGCTCCTCAGTGTCATCCCCATCCAGGGTTACTCCCGCTGGGAGGAGATCTCCATGCGCCGGATGGAGACCATCAGCCAGCACATTGCCAAGAGGGCGCACCGTGAGGTGGACTACCTCTTCTGCCTCGATGTGGACATGGTGTTCCGGAATCCGTGGGGACCTGAGACCTTGGGGGACCTGGTGGCTGCCATTCACCCAGGCTACTATGCTGTATCCCGCCCGCAGTTCCCCTATGAGCGTAGGCGTGTTTCTACCGCCTTTGTGGAGGACAATGAGGGGGACTTTTATTATGGTGGGGCAGTTTTTGGAGGCCAGGTGGCCAGAGTGTATGAGTTTACCAGGGGCTGCCACATGGCCATCCTGGCGGACAAGGCCAACGGTATCATGGCAGCCTGGCAGGAGGAGAGTCACCTGAACCGCCGCTTCATCTCTCACAAGCCCTCCAAGGTGCTGTCCCCTGAGTACCTCTGGGATGACAGGAAGCCCCAGCCACCCATCCTGAAGCTGATCCGCTTTTCAACACTGGACAAGGATACCAACTGGCTGAGGGGCTGA
- the GBGT1 gene encoding globoside alpha-1,3-N-acetylgalactosaminyltransferase 1 isoform X2, giving the protein MHCRRLVLGLGFCLLAGVGLWALWVYTENWLPASYVPYYLPCPEIFNMKLQYKGEKQFQPVAQLQYPQPKLLEQRSTQLLTLTPWLAPIISEGTFDSTLLQNIYQPLNLTIGVTVFAVGRYTRFVQHFLESAEEFFMRGYRVSYYVFTDDPAAIPHVLLGPGRLLSVIPIQGYSRWEEISMRRMETISQHIAKRAHREVDYLFCLDVDMVFRNPWGPETLGDLVAAIHPGYYAVSRPQFPYERRRVSTAFVEDNEGDFYYGGAVFGGQVARVYEFTRGCHMAILADKANGIMAAWQEESHLNRRFISHKPSKVLSPEYLWDDRKPQPPILKLIRFSTLDKDTNWLRG; this is encoded by the exons ATGCACTGCAGAAGATTGGTCCTGGGTCTGGGCTTCTGCCTGCTAGCAGGTGTGGGCCTCTGGGCCCTGTG ggtgTATACTGAAAACTGGCTGCCAGCCTCCTATGTCCCCTATTACCTCCCCTGTCCGGAGATCTT CAACATGAAGCTGCAGTACAAGGGGGAGAAGCAATTCCAGCCTGTGGCACA GTTGCAGTACCCTCAGCCCAAGCTGCTGGAGCAGAG GTCCACACAGCTGCTGACACTCACGCCCTGGTTGGCACCGATCATCTCAGAGGGAACCTTTGACTCCACGCTTCTGCAGAACATCTACCAGCCGCTGAACCTGACCATTGGGGTCACAGTGTTTGCTGTGGGGAG GTACACTCGCTTCGTCCAGCACTTCCTTGAGTCGGCCGAGGAGTTTTTCATGCGGGGTTACCGTGTGTCCTACTACGTCTTCACTGATGACCCAGCGGCCATACCTCACGTCCTGCTGGGTCCTGGCCGGCTCCTCAGTGTCATCCCCATCCAGGGTTACTCCCGCTGGGAGGAGATCTCCATGCGCCGGATGGAGACCATCAGCCAGCACATTGCCAAGAGGGCGCACCGTGAGGTGGACTACCTCTTCTGCCTCGATGTGGACATGGTGTTCCGGAATCCGTGGGGACCTGAGACCTTGGGGGACCTGGTGGCTGCCATTCACCCAGGCTACTATGCTGTATCCCGCCCGCAGTTCCCCTATGAGCGTAGGCGTGTTTCTACCGCCTTTGTGGAGGACAATGAGGGGGACTTTTATTATGGTGGGGCAGTTTTTGGAGGCCAGGTGGCCAGAGTGTATGAGTTTACCAGGGGCTGCCACATGGCCATCCTGGCGGACAAGGCCAACGGTATCATGGCAGCCTGGCAGGAGGAGAGTCACCTGAACCGCCGCTTCATCTCTCACAAGCCCTCCAAGGTGCTGTCCCCTGAGTACCTCTGGGATGACAGGAAGCCCCAGCCACCCATCCTGAAGCTGATCCGCTTTTCAACACTGGACAAGGATACCAACTGGCTGAGGGGCTGA
- the GBGT1 gene encoding globoside alpha-1,3-N-acetylgalactosaminyltransferase 1 isoform X1, giving the protein MTQWKVLASLFQGGGNSSLGSEMCSPGPSAHWQQSHRQSQVSILQPCSFFLRNPLFLGSDWHLWRQAEADHGRLLAKKGNMKLQYKGEKQFQPVAQLQYPQPKLLEQRSTQLLTLTPWLAPIISEGTFDSTLLQNIYQPLNLTIGVTVFAVGRYTRFVQHFLESAEEFFMRGYRVSYYVFTDDPAAIPHVLLGPGRLLSVIPIQGYSRWEEISMRRMETISQHIAKRAHREVDYLFCLDVDMVFRNPWGPETLGDLVAAIHPGYYAVSRPQFPYERRRVSTAFVEDNEGDFYYGGAVFGGQVARVYEFTRGCHMAILADKANGIMAAWQEESHLNRRFISHKPSKVLSPEYLWDDRKPQPPILKLIRFSTLDKDTNWLRG; this is encoded by the exons ATGACTCAATGGAAGGTTTTAGCATCCCTGTTTCAAGGAGGAGGGAACTCAAGTTTGGGGAGTGAAATGTGCAGCCCAGGTCCCTCAGCCCACTGGCAGCAGAGCCACAGGCAATCCCAGGTGTCCATCCTGCAGCCCTGTTCCTTCTTCCTCCGGAACCCCCTTTTCCTGGGCTCAGACTGGCATTTGTGGAGGCAAGCGGAGGCTGACCACGGCAGGCTGCTTGCCAAGAAGGG CAACATGAAGCTGCAGTACAAGGGGGAGAAGCAATTCCAGCCTGTGGCACA GTTGCAGTACCCTCAGCCCAAGCTGCTGGAGCAGAG GTCCACACAGCTGCTGACACTCACGCCCTGGTTGGCACCGATCATCTCAGAGGGAACCTTTGACTCCACGCTTCTGCAGAACATCTACCAGCCGCTGAACCTGACCATTGGGGTCACAGTGTTTGCTGTGGGGAG GTACACTCGCTTCGTCCAGCACTTCCTTGAGTCGGCCGAGGAGTTTTTCATGCGGGGTTACCGTGTGTCCTACTACGTCTTCACTGATGACCCAGCGGCCATACCTCACGTCCTGCTGGGTCCTGGCCGGCTCCTCAGTGTCATCCCCATCCAGGGTTACTCCCGCTGGGAGGAGATCTCCATGCGCCGGATGGAGACCATCAGCCAGCACATTGCCAAGAGGGCGCACCGTGAGGTGGACTACCTCTTCTGCCTCGATGTGGACATGGTGTTCCGGAATCCGTGGGGACCTGAGACCTTGGGGGACCTGGTGGCTGCCATTCACCCAGGCTACTATGCTGTATCCCGCCCGCAGTTCCCCTATGAGCGTAGGCGTGTTTCTACCGCCTTTGTGGAGGACAATGAGGGGGACTTTTATTATGGTGGGGCAGTTTTTGGAGGCCAGGTGGCCAGAGTGTATGAGTTTACCAGGGGCTGCCACATGGCCATCCTGGCGGACAAGGCCAACGGTATCATGGCAGCCTGGCAGGAGGAGAGTCACCTGAACCGCCGCTTCATCTCTCACAAGCCCTCCAAGGTGCTGTCCCCTGAGTACCTCTGGGATGACAGGAAGCCCCAGCCACCCATCCTGAAGCTGATCCGCTTTTCAACACTGGACAAGGATACCAACTGGCTGAGGGGCTGA
- the GBGT1 gene encoding globoside alpha-1,3-N-acetylgalactosaminyltransferase 1 isoform X4 yields the protein MKLQYKGEKQFQPVAQLQYPQPKLLEQRSTQLLTLTPWLAPIISEGTFDSTLLQNIYQPLNLTIGVTVFAVGRYTRFVQHFLESAEEFFMRGYRVSYYVFTDDPAAIPHVLLGPGRLLSVIPIQGYSRWEEISMRRMETISQHIAKRAHREVDYLFCLDVDMVFRNPWGPETLGDLVAAIHPGYYAVSRPQFPYERRRVSTAFVEDNEGDFYYGGAVFGGQVARVYEFTRGCHMAILADKANGIMAAWQEESHLNRRFISHKPSKVLSPEYLWDDRKPQPPILKLIRFSTLDKDTNWLRG from the exons ATGAAGCTGCAGTACAAGGGGGAGAAGCAATTCCAGCCTGTGGCACA GTTGCAGTACCCTCAGCCCAAGCTGCTGGAGCAGAG GTCCACACAGCTGCTGACACTCACGCCCTGGTTGGCACCGATCATCTCAGAGGGAACCTTTGACTCCACGCTTCTGCAGAACATCTACCAGCCGCTGAACCTGACCATTGGGGTCACAGTGTTTGCTGTGGGGAG GTACACTCGCTTCGTCCAGCACTTCCTTGAGTCGGCCGAGGAGTTTTTCATGCGGGGTTACCGTGTGTCCTACTACGTCTTCACTGATGACCCAGCGGCCATACCTCACGTCCTGCTGGGTCCTGGCCGGCTCCTCAGTGTCATCCCCATCCAGGGTTACTCCCGCTGGGAGGAGATCTCCATGCGCCGGATGGAGACCATCAGCCAGCACATTGCCAAGAGGGCGCACCGTGAGGTGGACTACCTCTTCTGCCTCGATGTGGACATGGTGTTCCGGAATCCGTGGGGACCTGAGACCTTGGGGGACCTGGTGGCTGCCATTCACCCAGGCTACTATGCTGTATCCCGCCCGCAGTTCCCCTATGAGCGTAGGCGTGTTTCTACCGCCTTTGTGGAGGACAATGAGGGGGACTTTTATTATGGTGGGGCAGTTTTTGGAGGCCAGGTGGCCAGAGTGTATGAGTTTACCAGGGGCTGCCACATGGCCATCCTGGCGGACAAGGCCAACGGTATCATGGCAGCCTGGCAGGAGGAGAGTCACCTGAACCGCCGCTTCATCTCTCACAAGCCCTCCAAGGTGCTGTCCCCTGAGTACCTCTGGGATGACAGGAAGCCCCAGCCACCCATCCTGAAGCTGATCCGCTTTTCAACACTGGACAAGGATACCAACTGGCTGAGGGGCTGA